GACGTGACCTGGCGCATGCCGACCAAGGTCGTGTCGATCGACAAGACCGATGATGGCTTCATGGTGCTCACCGACACCGGCGACATCGTGGCCGACAGCGTCGTCATCGCTACTGGCGGCTTGTCCATTCCCAAGATTGGCGCCACCGACTTTGGCTACCGCATCGCCGAACAGTTTGGTCTGAAGATGGTGGACCCGCGCCCCGGCCTGGTGCCGCTGACCTTTGACGGTCCGACCTGGGAAGCCTTTGTACCGCTGGCCGGCATCGCGCTGGAAGTGGAAGTGGAAACCGGCAGCAACAAGGGCAAGGGCAACAAGCGCGGCTTCTTCAAGGAAGACTTGCTGTTTACCCACCGCGGCCTGTCCGGCCCCGCCATCCTGCAAATTTCCAGTTACTGGCAGCCCGGCACCCCGATCATCATCAACCTGCTGCCCGAGATGGATGTGGCGGAAGTGTTAATCGAAGGCAAGGGCACGCTCAAGAAGCAGTTGGGCAATGTGCTGTCGCAATGGCTGCCCGCCCGCCTGGCTGAAGGATTGCTCGCCGCCAACGGCCTGGCCCCTGATGCGCGCCTGGCCGACATGCCGGACGCCAAGCTGCGCAAGCTGGGCGACGCCGTCAACCGCTGGGCCATCGTGCCCACCGGTTCGGAAGGCTACCGCAAGGCAGAAGTGACCCTGGGCGGCATCGATACGCGCGAGTTGTCCCAGCAAACCATGATGGCGACCAAGGTGCCCGGGCTGTATTTCATCGGCGAAGCGGTCGATGTCACGGGCTGGCTGGGCGGTTATAATTTCCAGTGGGCATGGTCGTCAGGCTATGTGGCTGGCCAGTCGGTATGATGTCGCAGTTGCGAAACAGGCCAGCGAAAAGCTTCCCTTCGCCATAAAACGATGCTATGATCTCGTTCTTCCCCTAATCTAACGGTTTGATTTTTACATGACCACTATTCGCCTTAAAGAAAACGAGCCGTTCGAAGTCGCTATGCGTCGCTTCAAGCGCACTATCGAAAAAACGGGTCTGCTGACCGAACTGCGCGCACGCGAGTTCTACGAAAAGCCAACGGCTGAGCGCAAGCGCAAGCTGGCCGCTGCAGTCAAGCGCCACTACAAGCGTATCCGCAGCCAGCAGCTGCCTAAGAAATTATTCTAAGACTGTTCAGTAGATGCTGATCCGGCGGCCACTGGCAGGCCGGGTGCAGGATGTACGAAAGTCGCAGACCCGCTCCGGTTTACCGCAGCGGGTTTTGCTATTTATACCTATCACGCGAGGATGACATGGGCTTGAAACAACAAATTACCGACGACATGAAAGCAGCGATGCGCGCCAAGGAAGCGGGCAAGCTGAACACGATCCGCCTCATCATTGCCGACATCAAGCGCAAGGAAGTGGACGAGCGCATCGAAGTGACCGACGAGCAAGCCCTGGCCATCGTCGAAAAAATGATCAAGCAGCGCAAGGATTCCATCACCCAATTCGAAGCCGGCGGCCGCCAGGACCTGGCCGACATCGAAAAAGCCGAGCTCGAAGTGCTGACCGGCTACATGCCGGCCGGCCTGTCGGACGAACAGATCGCCGCCGAAGTGG
This region of Massilia sp. PAMC28688 genomic DNA includes:
- a CDS encoding NAD(P)/FAD-dependent oxidoreductase — translated: MAKQYDVAVIGAGAAGMMCAAVAAQRGKRVVLIDHAEKLAEKIRISGGGRCNFTNVNTAPANFLSENPHFCKSALSRYTAQDFVALVKKHRIGYHEKHRGQLFCNDSAEQIIQMLKAECADGDVTWRMPTKVVSIDKTDDGFMVLTDTGDIVADSVVIATGGLSIPKIGATDFGYRIAEQFGLKMVDPRPGLVPLTFDGPTWEAFVPLAGIALEVEVETGSNKGKGNKRGFFKEDLLFTHRGLSGPAILQISSYWQPGTPIIINLLPEMDVAEVLIEGKGTLKKQLGNVLSQWLPARLAEGLLAANGLAPDARLADMPDAKLRKLGDAVNRWAIVPTGSEGYRKAEVTLGGIDTRELSQQTMMATKVPGLYFIGEAVDVTGWLGGYNFQWAWSSGYVAGQSV
- the rpsU gene encoding 30S ribosomal protein S21; translation: MTTIRLKENEPFEVAMRRFKRTIEKTGLLTELRAREFYEKPTAERKRKLAAAVKRHYKRIRSQQLPKKLF
- a CDS encoding GatB/YqeY domain-containing protein; amino-acid sequence: MGLKQQITDDMKAAMRAKEAGKLNTIRLIIADIKRKEVDERIEVTDEQALAIVEKMIKQRKDSITQFEAGGRQDLADIEKAELEVLTGYMPAGLSDEQIAAEVAAAVAESGAAGPQDMGKVMAIVKPKMPKGTDMGAVSALIKKALQPS